The window GGTTTTCAGCAGAAGAGTGATATGATCAGATTTGGTACTTTAGTAGGTTTTTAGTAAAtgtccttttctttattcttaatctCCATGATACATAGTACATGTGACTTAATTCTGTTTTGCATTTCACTTGGAATTTCGAAAAATGTCTCCTGCTATATTATGAACCCTCTAAAGTTAAAGCTGTCATGAATTAAATTTCCCAAAGTgtcatacatatattatatacttaataCTTGTTAAATGGGGGCAGGGGATATCTATCCCTTGAGACATACCCTTTTGGGAGGAATCAGTAAACTGAGAAACCAGTTCAAACTGAACTCTCCATACATTCTCCTTCCCAGAATAGATgggactttttgtttttatgtactttcagagatggggcacctggatggttcagtcagttaagtgtctgccttcggctcaggtcatgatctcaggttcttgagattaagccccaagtcaggctccgtactcagcagggagtctccttgtccctctctctctctctcccccctctccctgcttgtgctcacatgctggcatactctctctcaaataataaaaatcttaaaaaataaaaataaaaataagaataaaaacttcCAGAGAATGAAAATTCACAATCCAGAGCATATACATTCTCACTGTATTACTGTACTGTTTCAGGAAAGGATATTACCGATAGTAAACATAAAAGTTGTTGCACAATGAAGTCTAAAATGGATCGAGCAAATGATGTTACCAGCCCACCTCTAAATTCTTATCTTAGTGAAAGGTATGATgtgtgatattaaaatatttaaatgaaaaattttcctGCACATGCTATTTGTTTTATAGAAATGCATCTAATTTTCATGCTAATATTTTGACTTAAGAGCATGAAAGAGGatcttctatttttaagtaatttttaggTTGAGACCTTTATTAtgataatttttacattaaaaacatttactttgttttttttataatgttgaaTTCATTGGTTTTTGTTGATATAAAGTTTTTAAGTtacaaaaatgatgaaaaacaatGCCCTTGAAATAGtagcttaaaataaattatttgtgtattttgaatCATTTGAGAGAATATGGTGCTTTTATAGATTcactttacataatttttaaattcaaaacatACAATTCCTAGAAGCTGAAATTTGTGAGTAATCTATACATTACTTTTAGTggacattttaaacataatttagtAGTTACTTAATTCTtcatgagatttctttttaaaaagtaacaaaatattacaaagtagTATAAGTCCAATAATGTGACtgagagtcctttttttttaaataagaaatatcatGTTTCTTCTTGCCATTTTTGTTATCTTTGAATAATCTGAaggatttgtgtcttttttttttcattttagtcctGTTCTACGATGTACACATGTAACACCACAGAGAGAAAAGTCGGGTATGATTAGAAACAAGGCTTTTAATTTCTAGAatactcttaaattttaaaaaaatataaaacgtagtaattttctcctcattttacCCACAGTGGTATGTGGAAGCTTATTTCATACACCGAAGCTTatgaaggtaaatatttttattgtgtagTAATTGAAAATTTGACAATTGAAAATTTGACAATGTCCTACCTTTGcccatatttatagaaatatgtatGTACAATCTTATGTAtcagaaaatgataaatgaaaaaatgttcttAATCATCAGTacatttctgtgaaatattttctttattttcagggTCAGACACCAAAACGCATTTCTGAAAGTCTAGGAGCTGAGGTGGATTCTGATATGTCTTGGTCAAGTTCTTTAGCCACACCACCAACCCTTAGTTCTACTGTGCTAATAGGTAATACTATCAAATGTGTATTATGTAAGATGGTAGATGATGCCGATACAGTGTCATCTGTAATGCTTCTgacaaaaagaatatatgaaaagataattattagattagataatactaaaaaaaaaaagattagataaTACTATCTTTGATAAGTGTGTTAGTAGTTCAGAATAATTCATCTTTGATAAGTGTGTTACTAGTTCAGAATAATTCTATTTAGTGTAGATTGGAACAAATCATAAGTACATTAAGTGGTGGTCTAGGAGTGGTATTTTGTAGGAGTCCATTTACATGCAaactaggattttttaaattatttttctagcaaAAATACAttccatatttttctctctttagctgggaattttgtgttttttgttgctGCTCAGATGAAATAACAGATAAAAGCATGTTAAAAAGTAAGAagtatttaacataaaatatacctTTAGACAGTATTTTTATCGAAATAAATGCTAAAGTCTACAAGCTTTATCTTTTAAGTCATGACCCCATAGCTCCATCTGATTTCCTAAGTCTTTATGGATAGTATCCCCTTAAAGTCCGGCTCATCGAACCACAATTTCTTAGACGTATCTATGAATGGTACTAAGGAATTGAATGTAGCTTATGCTGATTTACCTTTCTAATTACCATTCTTGAGtccattcattttgtttcaaCTGCATCATTTACCCTAGTAGTATATGTGACTTTTGATGTCTgaccaaaaaatatttaagtttttcacATTAACTTTAGTATATGGTATATAATACAGTACagataaattgaaatttttttttacagtcagaGATGAAGAAGTATCTGCAGCTGTATTTCCTAATGACACTACTGCTGTAAGTAAATATCATAACTTGATTATGCCGTTGCAGTTGCTTACATTTTTAGAatgctttgaaaaattatttatcgtacattattcatttcttcaattTATGATTTATCTAAGTCTTTGAGAAAGTCTCAAAGCCTGATCTGATGTGATTTTCTTTACTTCATATGGAGTAATGCTGTCTCTAAGTTGAATATATATGCATAGTGAGAGTTTTTATActagtaactttaaaatataacttttgcagatttttaaaagctgtttttctAACCATGATGAAAGTCTGAAGAAAAATGATCGGTTTATCCCTTGTGgtccagacaaacaaaacaaaaatcaaagggaAGCTAAAAGTCAAAGTAAGTCCTTCTGTTTAATTGAGCTACTGCTTTTAACTGACATCATCAAAgtattgctttctttctttcttaaagagaaaacacattgcttttcctttttaataactGAACATACTGTATGTAGAAGCTaactttatttaagattttatctatttatttgagagagagtgcaagcgagagagccagagcagggggagggcagagggagaggaacaagcagacttcctgctgagcaagaagcccaaagcagggcttgatcccaggattctgatatcatgacttgagccaaagtcagatgttcaactgactaaaccacccaggtgccctgaagctAACTTGATTTAAAGGAACATGTTTAATTATGGTAAGATAATACCATTCAagatgttaggggcacctgggtggcttagtcagttaagcatccaaatcttggtatcagctcaggtcatgatctcagggtcctgggatccagccctgtgtttggctcagaggggagtctgctactctctctctctccctctgccccttaccccagcttgtgtgtgctctctctctcaaataaataactctttaaaaaaaaaaaaaaagatactaatatGACCAAAACAAAACCTACAACTCCCAACAGAGataagaataataacaaaatgtaaaGGCCTTTTCTCATTAGAAAGTAATTAGTACCAAAAGTTACCTAAATCGGATCATTGGATATTGCATTTTTCttagtatgtgtgtatgtataaatttGTATGATTGGATaactgtgtatatatgtgtgtgtgtgtgtttgtaaaatcatattttactCTGTTATTTTAGggccacagattttttttttttttttttttttttttttttagatttgtttgtcTTAGAGAGCATTGAGGGGGTAAGGAAgggtagagaggaagagagaacccCAAGCTGACTCCCAACATGgcgctccatctcaggaccctgagatcatgacttgcgCTGAATCCGAGagctggatgtttaactgactgagccacccaggtgccctgggcccCAAATTTATTTGGAACATCTAGTTTGATAAATCTTAGAATGTTGAATTGCATATATATATCCTAAGATTGAGTTTTAATTGTGCAGAGCTGATAAAGGCTATTAGGACCTGGAATATGAATAAAAGGCTTTGGGGACATTAGAATCAGTCTTTACCAGAAGAACAGTAGAAGGGTGGCACTCTGGCACTAAGCTAGCACTCAGGATAACCCTTTAAATACTGCCTATGTGCTATTTAGTATATACTATTTCTATGAGAAAGGTCTTAAGAATAGTGTAAATTATATGACTGTATTATGAAATGTTATTAATAcacttctgttttaaattttaataggtTCGGTGAATTCATTTGGTAAAGTAAATAGCACCAAAGACCATTTTGTAAAGTCTACACCAAATGTCCTAGAGGATGAAGTACATGAAAAAGTTGTAGATGTTTCTGAAGAAGATAGTTTTTCTTTATGTGTtcctaaatataaaacaagaaatctacaaaaaataaaaactagcaaaactaggaaaaatatttttaatgagacAAAAACCAGTGAATGTGAAGAAgctaaaaagcaaatgaaagaaaataaacattcattggTATCTGAAATGGAACCAAATGACAGTCATCCATTAGATTGGAATGTAACACATGAGAAGCCCTTTGGGAATGGAACTGACAAAATCTCCAAGGAAGTTGTACTGTCTTCAGCCTCTGGATGGTCTGACCTAACCCTCTCAAGTCTAAATGGAGCTCAGATGGAGAAAACACCTCTATTGCATACTTCTTATGaccaaaataattcagaaaaagacCTCATAATCACAGATAAAGAATGCACCAGCTTCATtactttggaaaattcttggcCACAGATTTCAAATGTACCAAAGTATTCAGAGAAGATGTTAAATGAGGGAACAGCAGTAAATAAGATCAATGAAGGTCAGTGTCTTGAATCTCATGAAGATTCCGTTGTTTCGGTAAAGCAAGCAATATATGAAACTGCTTTAATAGCTTCTCCACTTCAGGGTATCAGAAAGTCTATATTCAGGATAAGAGAATCACCTGAAGGAATGTCCAATGCAATGTTCTCAAATAATATGACTAATCCAAACTTTAAAGAACCTGAAGCCTCTGAAAGTGGATTGGAAAAACATACTATTTGCTCTCAGAAAGAGGATTCTTTATGTACAAGTTCAATTGATGATGGAAGCTGGCCAGCAACTATCAAACATAATTCTGTAGCTTTGAAGAATTTAGGTTTAATATctagtttgaaaaagaaaacaaaaaagtttatttaCGTTATAAATGATGAAACATCTAATCCAGGCCTGAAAACACAGAAAGACCAGGAGTCAAGACTAATTAACCTTTCAGCCCAATTTGAAGCAAATGCTTTTGAAGGACCACTGACATTTACAAATGCTGATTCAGGTACCTCTGTGTGGggatgtgtatctgtgtgtgtctgtgtgagtgaGAATAGTGCATATAGTTTTAGGGATGGTGACAAGTTCTCTTATTTGAATATGTGTCTCTCTCATCTTTCTAGAAAATATACTGCCTGCTTACTGAAAGTTTTCCTTCTGtagctttttggttttttaagatcTCTTTTATCTTCCTTTGAGAAGATTTTAGTGGGTGGAATATCTCAGTGAATAATAGGTTTGGTGGAACTGGAGTACAGAGGAACTGTTGGAGATTTGGGTACATTTCCagagaaaaaatgtttgataCTGTGTATGTCagaattaaaatcaattaaacagCTAATATGTTGTGGTGGCCactgattaaataaaatgagattaataattTTGACTGACTAATAGGGAATTTAGAGGATTGAAAAATTAACTCAGAGCAGTTTAATTCATTTGCCTTTATAATTGTGATTAGGTCATCTTTGAGGCCTTTCATCTGTAGAACCTGTTTTTAAAAGCTgatgcgggggcgggggggcacctgggtagctcagttggttaagcatctaactcgctcaggtaatgatctcagagccctgggatcgagctctacatcaggctcctcattcagtggggaatctgattctcgctctccctctgcctcaacaCTCTACTGATAAtgtgctcttgttctctctcaaataaatacataaaatctttagaaaataaataaaagttgattttttcAGTATCAAAAACTGAATTAACTAAAGGAAGTGATTACTTTTCTAattcatttgccttttttatCTCCTATTATACCAATAGTAGCAGTGAATTTTTTCCAGTAAAACTACTTTGAATTTTACTTATGGTAGCTAGTGCTTTCTTGAACTACATACAAATTTTGATTAAATTGAtacatgttagaaaaaaaaatactaggtcCTGTTTATTCTTTAGTTGGAAAATCTAATAACTTGAAATAgagaatatttagaattttttctgttttaagcctGACCTCATTCATTTCTTACTTTTCATGTAATTCTTGCTTcagatactactttttttttttttttttacttagtgaAAAATACTTAGTGAATGTGATTGATGGCACTTTAATTTTGTCACTTTGTGTCTTCATGCTTAGGTTTATTGCATTCTTCTTCCATCAAAAAAAACTGTTTACAGAATGATTCAGAAAAACCAGCTTTGTCTTTAACCAGCTCTTTTGGGACAATTCTGAGAAAAGTTTCCAGTAATGGAACCAGTTCtcctaataataaaataatatctcaggatcctgattataaagaagcaaaaattagtaagaaaaaacTTGAGTCATTTATAACCACAGAAACTGATTGTCTGTCATCCCTGCAGGAAAAACACTGGGAAGATGatgcaaaaaaacaaagagtttcagatataaaagaaaaagtcttgcCTACAGTAAGTCACCCTCCTGTGCCACATTCAGAAGTGGAAGGTAGTGATAATATTCACTCTCAGTCTCCAGAAAGCTTTTCATTTGACTGTGATAATACCAGTCTGTTAACTCCTAGCTCTAGGGATTCTCCATCAAGCCTAGTTGTGATGtctaaaggaaaagaatcatataaaatatcaGAGAAACTAAAATGTAAGAATCTTGAAGCTGGTTTTGAATTAACCAAAAATATTCCCATGGAAAAGAATCAAGACATAcatgttttaaatgcaaattctaaAAATGCTAAACTGTTGTCAACTGAAAAACATATAACAGTAGCATCATCTTCAGTAAAGGCACAATTCAACCAAAATGCAAATCTCACCACAATccaaaaagaccaaaaagaaactactttaatttcaaaaataactgTTAATCCAAACTCTGAAGAACTTTTCCcagatgatgaaaataattttgtcttaaaGATAACTAATGAAAGTAATACTCCTTTTTTAGGAAATACTAAGGAACTTCATGATTCAAACCTCTGTTGTGTAAAAGATTCTGTTCCTAAGAACTCTACCATGGTAGTATGTACAGACCTGGATGACAAACAAGCAGCCAAAGTGTCGATTATGAAAGATTGTGATTCATCAAGCATAGATGATCTTacagaaaggaacagaagtaCCATAAAGCAACAACTAAAAATGACTCTAGATCAAGATTCAAAATCAGACATTACCTCAGATATAGTTAGGAAATCAAATGGAAACAGTGATTATATGGATAATTGGGCAAGACTGTCTGATCCAATTTCAAATCACAGTTTTGAAAATGGCTTCAAAACAGCTTCTAATAAAGAGATAAAACTCTCTGAAAACAACATTAGGAAAAGTAAAATGCTTTTCAAAGATATTGAGGAACACTATCCTACTAACTTAGCATGTCTTGAAATTGTAAATACTTCATCATTAGAAAGTCAAAAGAAACCAAGCAAATCTCATGCACTTGATCCACAGTCAATTAATATCATATCTGGGTTTGTGCAGAATAGCACATATGTTTCTGATAGTGAAAGTGGTCACACAGCTCCTCCAACTTTATCTTTAAAGCAAGATTTTGATTCAAATCATAATTTAACACCTAGTCAAAAGGCAGAAATTACAGAACTTTCTACTATTTTGGAAGAATCAGGAAGCCAGTTTGAATTTACACAGTTTAGAAAACCAAGCCACATAATACAGAAAAATCCATCTGAAATGCCTGAAAACCAGCTGACTATCTTGAATAGCACTTCTAAGGAATGGAAAGATGATGATCTTCATCTCACAATTAATGCTCCATCTATCAGTCAGGTAGATAGCAAGAAATCTGAAGGTATAATTGGAGGTAAGCAGAAGTTTGCTTGCTTGTCAAGAACCAGCTGTAACAGAAGTGCTTCTGTCTATTCAACAGATAAAAATGAAGTGGAGTTTAGAGGCTTTTATTCTGCTCGTGGCACAAAACTGAATGTTGGTAGTGAAGCATTGCAAAAAGCTAAGAAACTGTTCAGTGACcttgaaaatatcaatgaggaaACTTCTGCAGAAGTAGATAGAAGTTTCTCCTCAAGCAAATATAATGATTCTGTCTCAATGATTCAGATAGAAGATTgtaatgataaaaatttaaatgagaaaaataataaatgccgGCTAATACtacaaaataatattgaaatgacTACTGACATTTTTGTTGAAGAATATACTGAAAGTTAcaggagaaatacagaaaatgaaggtAACCAATGTACTGATGCCAGTAGAAATACTTGTAACTCAGAATCTGATGGCAGTGATTCAAGTAaaaattatatagtttatattcaTGAAGAAGAAAATGGCTTGCCCTGTATTGATCAGCACAACATAGATCTGAAATTATCTAGCCAGTTTATGAAGGAGGGGAACACTCAAATTAAAGAAGGTTTGTCAGATTTAACCTGTTTGGAAGTTATGAAAGCTGAAGAAACATTTCATGTTACTATGTCAAATAAACAGCAGTTAACAGCTAATATGGGGCAAAACATAAAAGATTTTGACACttcttatttatcctttcagACTGCAAGCGGAAAAAATATAAGGGTCTCTGAAGAGTCATTAAATAAAGCTATAAGTCTCCTTAatcaaaaatggacagaagaagaATTAAATAACTTTTCAGATTCCTTGAGTTCTGAATTACTTCCTGGCATAGATAGCAAGAAAACAGACATCTCAAATCATGAGGTAatagaaaatactgaaagaaaagacaaaataaggaaagaaagtgaCCTAATCGGTACTGAAAATATATTACTGATCCTCCAGCAAAGaccagaaagtaaaataaaaaagatcaaagaatCTGCTGTGTTGGGTTTTCATACAGCtagtgggaaaaaaatagaaattacaaagGAATCTTTGGacaaagtaaaaaatctttttgaagaaaaagagcaagataaTAGTGAAATCACTAATTTTAGCCATCGAGGGGCAAAGATGTCCAAGGACAGAGAAGAATGTAAAGATGGGCGTGAATTAGCTTGTGGGACAACTGAAATAACAACTACCCCAGAGTATGAAGAAACTCACAGTTCTCTAGAGAGGAAAAAACTTGTTTCTAATGAGATTGCAGCCTTAAGACCCAGGCTCTTAAGTGAGAATTTAtacaaacaaactgaaaatcttaaaatatcagATCATGCCTCTCTGAAAGTTGAAGtacatgaaaatacagaaaaagaaacagcaaaaaagcCTACAATGTATACAAATCAATCCACTTATTCAGCCATTGAAAACTCACCTTTAACATTTTACACAGGACACGGAAGAAAAATTTCTGTGAGTGAGGCTTCACTATTGGAAGCAAAAAAATGGCTTAGAGAAGGAGAATGGGATGATCAATCAGAAAGAATAAATGCTGCCAAGGTTAACTGCTTAAAAGAATATCCTGAtgattatgtagaaaatcctTCATGTGGAAATAGTTCAAATAGTGCCATaactgaaaatgacaaaaatcatcTCTCTGAAAAACAAGGCTCAACTTATTTAAGTAATAGTACCATGTCTAACAGCTATTCATACCATTCTGGCTTTTGTCATTCTAGTGAAGTGTATAATAAATCAGAATATCTTTCAAGAAGTAAAATTGATAATTCTGGTATTGAACCAGTAATAAAGaatattagagagagaaaaaacattggtttttctgaaataatgtcccctggaagagaagcagacacagacCTACAAAGTGTAAATGAAGATATTTGTGTTGAGAAACTTGCGACTAACTCttcatgcaaaaataaaaatgcagccaTTAAAGTGGCCATATCTGactcaaataattttaattcaattcaaaaaTTGAATTCTGATTCAAATAATGCTGTACCTGCATACAGTACAGTAAATAGTAAAAGAGTCTTTGTTGCACACCAGACAAAAGTGACAGAGGGGTTTACAGACAACTGCAGCATGGTAACTAAACAAAACCCCAAGAGTAAATCAGACACTTGCCATGCAGAAATTGTGGCAGATTATCCTAAAGCACTGGATGATTCAGAGGATATTTTTCCTAACTCTCTGGGTGCTACAGAATGTTCACCTTCACATAAGGTTTTTGCTGACATTCAAAGTGAACAAACTTCACAACTTAACCAAAGTATGTCTGGATTGGAGAAAGTTTCTGAAACACCACCTTGTCAGATTAATTCAAAAGCTTCTGATAGATGTGAACTTCCTAGGGGGAAGCTTCCCAAGTCAGTCTCTTATACAAATGCGTGTGGGATTTTTAGCACAGCAAGTGGAAAATCTGTACAAGTATCAGATGCTGCAATACAAAAGGCAAGAGAGGTGTTTTCTAAGCTAGAAGATAGTGCCAAGCAACTCTTTCCTGAAGTATCATTTAAAGATAATGAAGAACATTCAGAAAAgttcacaaatgaagaaaatactgtGATATATACCTCCCAAAATTTACTATCATCTGCTTTCTCTGGATTTAGGACC is drawn from Vulpes lagopus strain Blue_001 chromosome 8, ASM1834538v1, whole genome shotgun sequence and contains these coding sequences:
- the BRCA2 gene encoding breast cancer type 2 susceptibility protein isoform X1: MPFGCKERPTFFEIFKTRCNQADLGPISLNWFEELSLEAPPYNSEPTEESGYKISYEPNLFKTPQRKPYNQLASTPIVFREPIYQQSPLKELDKYRLDSGKDITDSKHKSCCTMKSKMDRANDVTSPPLNSYLSESPVLRCTHVTPQREKSVVCGSLFHTPKLMKGQTPKRISESLGAEVDSDMSWSSSLATPPTLSSTVLIVRDEEVSAAVFPNDTTAIFKSCFSNHDESLKKNDRFIPCGPDKQNKNQREAKSQSSVNSFGKVNSTKDHFVKSTPNVLEDEVHEKVVDVSEEDSFSLCVPKYKTRNLQKIKTSKTRKNIFNETKTSECEEAKKQMKENKHSLVSEMEPNDSHPLDWNVTHEKPFGNGTDKISKEVVLSSASGWSDLTLSSLNGAQMEKTPLLHTSYDQNNSEKDLIITDKECTSFITLENSWPQISNVPKYSEKMLNEGTAVNKINEGQCLESHEDSVVSVKQAIYETALIASPLQGIRKSIFRIRESPEGMSNAMFSNNMTNPNFKEPEASESGLEKHTICSQKEDSLCTSSIDDGSWPATIKHNSVALKNLGLISSLKKKTKKFIYVINDETSNPGLKTQKDQESRLINLSAQFEANAFEGPLTFTNADSGLLHSSSIKKNCLQNDSEKPALSLTSSFGTILRKVSSNGTSSPNNKIISQDPDYKEAKISKKKLESFITTETDCLSSLQEKHWEDDAKKQRVSDIKEKVLPTVSHPPVPHSEVEGSDNIHSQSPESFSFDCDNTSLLTPSSRDSPSSLVVMSKGKESYKISEKLKCKNLEAGFELTKNIPMEKNQDIHVLNANSKNAKLLSTEKHITVASSSVKAQFNQNANLTTIQKDQKETTLISKITVNPNSEELFPDDENNFVLKITNESNTPFLGNTKELHDSNLCCVKDSVPKNSTMVVCTDLDDKQAAKVSIMKDCDSSSIDDLTERNRSTIKQQLKMTLDQDSKSDITSDIVRKSNGNSDYMDNWARLSDPISNHSFENGFKTASNKEIKLSENNIRKSKMLFKDIEEHYPTNLACLEIVNTSSLESQKKPSKSHALDPQSINIISGFVQNSTYVSDSESGHTAPPTLSLKQDFDSNHNLTPSQKAEITELSTILEESGSQFEFTQFRKPSHIIQKNPSEMPENQLTILNSTSKEWKDDDLHLTINAPSISQVDSKKSEGIIGGKQKFACLSRTSCNRSASVYSTDKNEVEFRGFYSARGTKLNVGSEALQKAKKLFSDLENINEETSAEVDRSFSSSKYNDSVSMIQIEDCNDKNLNEKNNKCRLILQNNIEMTTDIFVEEYTESYRRNTENEGNQCTDASRNTCNSESDGSDSSKNYIVYIHEEENGLPCIDQHNIDLKLSSQFMKEGNTQIKEGLSDLTCLEVMKAEETFHVTMSNKQQLTANMGQNIKDFDTSYLSFQTASGKNIRVSEESLNKAISLLNQKWTEEELNNFSDSLSSELLPGIDSKKTDISNHEVIENTERKDKIRKESDLIGTENILLILQQRPESKIKKIKESAVLGFHTASGKKIEITKESLDKVKNLFEEKEQDNSEITNFSHRGAKMSKDREECKDGRELACGTTEITTTPEYEETHSSLERKKLVSNEIAALRPRLLSENLYKQTENLKISDHASLKVEVHENTEKETAKKPTMYTNQSTYSAIENSPLTFYTGHGRKISVSEASLLEAKKWLREGEWDDQSERINAAKVNCLKEYPDDYVENPSCGNSSNSAITENDKNHLSEKQGSTYLSNSTMSNSYSYHSGFCHSSEVYNKSEYLSRSKIDNSGIEPVIKNIRERKNIGFSEIMSPGREADTDLQSVNEDICVEKLATNSSCKNKNAAIKVAISDSNNFNSIQKLNSDSNNAVPAYSTVNSKRVFVAHQTKVTEGFTDNCSMVTKQNPKSKSDTCHAEIVADYPKALDDSEDIFPNSLGATECSPSHKVFADIQSEQTSQLNQSMSGLEKVSETPPCQINSKASDRCELPRGKLPKSVSYTNACGIFSTASGKSVQVSDAAIQKAREVFSKLEDSAKQLFPEVSFKDNEEHSEKFTNEENTVIYTSQNLLSSAFSGFRTASGKQVPVSESALCKVKGMLEEFNLIRTEGCLQHSSTCRQDISKMPPPSCIGKRTPEHSRNSKLDKACNKEFRLSSNCNNQSGSSENHHSIKVSPCLSQLKQDKPQLLVGSKVSLVENIHPLGKEQALPKNIKTEIGKAETFPNLPVKTNIEFCSTYSKDPENYFETETVEIAKAFMEDGELTDSELLSHAKHFVFTCQNTKEMALLNSRIGKRRGDALVSVGEPPIKRNLLNEFDRIIKNQETSLKASKSTPDGILKDRSLFMHHISLEPISCGPFRTTEERQEIQNPNFTAPGQEFLPKSHFYEHLASEKSSSNLSVSRQPFCMVPATGNEKRRHLIAPGKPVKVFVPPFKTKSHFHRDEQCISKNTKLEESKQNSKDIDELGSGDSEKNINDSGIHQLKKNNSNQAATIIFTKYEKEPLDLITNLQNARDIQDMRIKKKQRQHIFPQPGSLYLAKTSTLPRISLREAVEGRVPSACSHKQLYMYGVSKHCVKINSKNAESFQFHAQDYFGKEGLWSGEGIQLADGGWLIPSNDGKIGKEEFYRALCDTPGVDPNRISRVWVFNHYRWIIWKLAAMEFAFPKEFANRCLSPERVLLQLKYRYDVEIDRSRRSAIKKIMERDDTAAKTLVLCISEIISSSADISETYSSKTSSVGTKKVGIVELTDGWYAIKAQLDPPLLALVKNGRLTVGQKITIHGAELVGSPDACTPLEAPESLMLKISANSTRPACWYAKLGFSPDPRPFPLPLSSLFSDGGNVGCVDVVVQRAYPIQWMERTPSGLCIFRNEREEEKEATKYAETQQKKLEVLFNKIQAEFEKNDENITKQCIPSCALTRQQICALQDGAELYEAVTNAPDPSDLEGYFSEEQLRALNNHRQMLNDKKQAQIQLEFKKAMESAEQGEQILPRDVTTVWKLRIISYRKKEKDSVTLSIWRPSPDLYSLLIEGKRYRIYHLATSQSKSKSGKANIQLTATKKTQYQQLPASDEILSQVYQPREPLYFNKLLDPDFQPPCSEVDLIGFVVSVVKKIGLAPVVYLSDERHNLLAIKFWADFNEDIIKPYTLIAASNLQWRPEAKSGIPTLFAGDFSRFSASPKEEHFQETFHKMKNTVENIGMFYNDAENKLVHILNANDPKLSTPAKDYASEPHTAQIVLGIGNKFPMSSPNNEMNYQSPLSLCKPKEKSVPTPGSTQMTSKSYCKGEKEMDDPKTCKKRRALDFLSRVPLPPSVSPICTFVSPAAQKAFQPPRSCGTKYETLIKKKELNSPQMTPLKFNDLSLLESDSIADEELAMINTQALLLGSPGEHQLVSVSDSTRAAPTSSKDYLGLKRHSTASGVRGPESPQACTRKREPRVQNTSDLKRTSLRLQRQQTQK